One Suncus etruscus isolate mSunEtr1 chromosome 13, mSunEtr1.pri.cur, whole genome shotgun sequence genomic region harbors:
- the CSTB gene encoding cystatin-B produces MMCGGPSSTKPATAETQAIADQVRAQLEEKENRKFSTFKAVEYKTQVVAGRNLFIKASPGDDEFTHLRVFESLPHENKPLALHNYQMNKARQDELTYF; encoded by the exons ATGATGTGCGGAGGCCCCTCTTCCACGAAGCCCGCCACCGCCGAGACCCAGGCCATCGCCGACCAG GTGAGGGCCCAGCTGGAGGAGAAGGAGAACCGGAAGTTCAGCACCTTCAAGGCTGTGGAGTACAAGACCCAGGTGGTGGCTGGACGGAACCTTTTCATCAAGGCGAGTCCTGGG GACGACGAGTTCACACACCTTCGTGTGTTCGAGAGCCTCCCGCACGAAAACAAGCCCTTGGCCCTGCACAACTACCAGATGAACAAAGCCAGACAGGACGAGCTGACTTACTTCTAG